One window of Dissulfurirhabdus thermomarina genomic DNA carries:
- a CDS encoding EamA family transporter has protein sequence MSEWFLDALVALLCWGLWAYFPKLAVRHIPPGSALVFEALGILLVGGAAAAWIGRGLQYDPRGAVPAVLTGVFGGIGLYFFFGAARSGPISLVAPLTALYPLVTLVLAVLFLGERLSWQQGLGVALAVAAGVLLSWKGF, from the coding sequence ATGTCCGAGTGGTTTCTCGACGCCCTGGTGGCCCTCTTGTGCTGGGGGCTCTGGGCCTACTTCCCGAAGCTCGCCGTCCGCCACATCCCGCCGGGCAGCGCCTTGGTCTTCGAGGCCCTGGGGATCCTGCTCGTGGGCGGGGCGGCGGCGGCCTGGATCGGGCGCGGGCTCCAGTACGACCCGAGGGGCGCCGTGCCCGCCGTCCTCACCGGGGTCTTCGGCGGCATCGGCCTCTACTTCTTCTTCGGGGCCGCCCGGTCGGGGCCCATCTCCCTGGTGGCGCCCCTGACCGCGCTTTACCCCCTGGTGACCCTGGTGCTGGCCGTCCTCTTCCTGGGGGAGCGCTTGAGCTGGCAGCAGGGCCTGGGGGTGGCGCTGGCGGTGGCGGCCGGGGTCCTCCTCTCCTGGAAAGGTTTCTGA